The segment AATGATTCTATTTTTTCCAAACCGCTTTACTCCTTTACCGCTACTACAATCATTCTTTCGGCATTATTATCGTAATTAATTCCTTGCAAATTACCAAAAAACTGTACATAACTAAAGCCGGCCTTTGTGAGCAACTGCCCCATCTCTACCGCACTATAAAGTTTGTGAGCGAAGGTGGTTTCGGTATATTTCCCGTCTTTTAAATAACCCCAGCGGTTTTGCACTCGGCTCCAGTTATCTAATATTTCGGCCATTACCAACATAATAGAGCCATCTTGGCCATCAAAGCATTGACTTTCGATAAAATTTTTAGCCAAAGTTTCTTTCCCTTCTATATCAATTAAAAACTTCCCGCCGGGTTTTAAACTGCGATAAACATTTTGCACTACTTTAAGCTCTTCGGCCGGCTCTTCAATGTAACCAAAGCTGGTAAAAAAGTTATAGATAAAATCGAAGCTGTTATCTAAATAAAAATTACGCACATCGGCTTCGTGCCAATTAATATTATAATCATGCTTTTTACTTTTAGCTTGAGCAATGGCTA is part of the Spirochaetaceae bacterium genome and harbors:
- a CDS encoding class I SAM-dependent methyltransferase, producing MTEWFDDDNFWLNFEEMMFDPDRLNRTSLDVAEMVTLCSLRKGMTVLDHCCGFGRHAIEFAKLGYKVSGVDLSKSYLAIAQAKSKKHDYNINWHEADVRNFYLDNSFDFIYNFFTSFGYIEEPAEELKVVQNVYRSLKPGGKFLIDIEGKETLAKNFIESQCFDGQDGSIMLVMAEILDNWSRVQNRWGYLKDGKYTETTFAHKLYSAVEMGQLLTKAGFSYVQFFGNLQGINYDNNAERMIVVAVKE